From Flavobacterium alkalisoli, the proteins below share one genomic window:
- a CDS encoding CheR family methyltransferase, with protein MISDRELEVLINEVFEYYGYDFSGYSRASLKRRVDRLYQIDGFTYFSDLLSKVRSEPGYVKHLVEEVTVNVTEMFRDPLFYKVVREEILPVLATKPFIRIWHAGCSTGEEVYSMAILLKEANLLHKSLLYATDINAIVLDTAKKGVFPLRMMKQYSENYMISGGKNDFSDYYTANYGLAKFSDEFTGKMVFSQHNLVSDGSFNEFDLIMCRNVLIYFDKNLQDRALQLFDSSLACLGYLALGTKETIKFSTVQDRFQQLNREKIWKKVK; from the coding sequence ATGATTAGTGACCGTGAACTTGAGGTTTTGATAAATGAAGTGTTTGAATATTATGGTTACGATTTTAGTGGCTATTCCAGAGCATCTTTAAAAAGACGTGTGGACAGGCTGTACCAGATAGACGGATTTACCTATTTTTCTGATTTGCTTTCTAAAGTAAGAAGCGAACCGGGGTATGTTAAGCACCTGGTCGAAGAGGTGACGGTTAATGTAACTGAGATGTTTAGGGACCCGCTATTCTATAAAGTGGTAAGGGAAGAGATTCTTCCTGTACTTGCAACAAAACCCTTTATAAGAATATGGCATGCCGGATGTTCTACAGGGGAAGAGGTATATTCTATGGCGATATTATTAAAAGAAGCCAACCTGTTACACAAGTCACTTTTGTATGCAACAGATATTAATGCAATAGTACTGGATACTGCTAAAAAAGGTGTGTTTCCTTTGCGTATGATGAAGCAGTATTCTGAAAATTATATGATATCGGGAGGTAAAAACGATTTTTCCGATTATTATACAGCCAATTACGGACTGGCCAAGTTTAGTGATGAGTTTACCGGAAAAATGGTATTCTCGCAGCATAACCTGGTTTCAGACGGTTCTTTTAATGAATTTGATTTAATAATGTGCCGTAATGTACTTATCTATTTTGATAAGAACCTGCAGGACAGGGCACTCCAGTTGTTTGATAGCAGCTTGGCGTGTTTGGGTTATTTGGCATTGGGTACAAAAGAAACTATTAAGTTTTCGACCGTTCAGGATCGGTTTCAGCAACTTAACAGGGAGAAAATATGGAAGAAGGTAAAATAA
- a CDS encoding chemotaxis protein CheB: MEEGKINAKCEVVIIGGSAGSLEVLLQLLPNLNTLNSFALVIVLHRKSGEDNLLENLIRLKTKVPVQDVDDKTPLEPGNIYIAPSDYHLLFEKDHTLSLDTSEKVNYSRPSIDVAFESAAEIYGSTLIAILLSGANADGTKGLEIVKKSGGITVVQKPASAEVPFMPVNAIANMQPDYVLDINEILKFVTNINL, from the coding sequence ATGGAAGAAGGTAAAATAAACGCAAAATGCGAAGTGGTAATAATAGGAGGGTCTGCCGGTAGCCTCGAAGTACTTTTGCAGTTACTACCCAACCTTAATACATTAAATTCGTTTGCTCTTGTTATTGTACTTCACAGAAAGAGCGGAGAAGATAACCTTCTGGAAAACCTTATAAGGCTGAAAACTAAAGTTCCTGTTCAGGATGTAGATGATAAAACACCATTAGAGCCGGGAAATATCTATATAGCCCCATCTGATTATCATCTCCTTTTTGAAAAGGACCATACCCTTTCTCTCGATACTTCAGAAAAAGTTAATTACAGCCGGCCAAGTATAGATGTTGCTTTTGAGTCGGCAGCAGAAATTTATGGCAGTACCCTGATTGCAATATTGCTTTCCGGAGCTAATGCCGATGGTACTAAAGGGCTTGAGATAGTAAAAAAATCAGGAGGAATTACTGTAGTACAAAAGCCAGCCAGTGCAGAGGTTCCTTTTATGCCGGTTAATGCTATCGCTAATATGCAGCCTGATTATGTTTTAGATATAAACGAGATATTAAAATTTGTTACAAATATAAATTTGTAA
- a CDS encoding helix-turn-helix domain-containing protein, whose amino-acid sequence MLTIFNAGMVFRVKIVLLFLLCFSGFVSAQSVADKEAIFLENLSNCYKDPDKGFKIAHYLLDNADDNDEKVQGLYLISEISFLKDDYKQSVESLFEAYRLLDKSNNSFLKTFVLTSISSKCRFFGLTDKSDTYIQQAEEYSNLISHTDKKALAKAKVLYEKGQVLVSDKKFSEAIRVLSSSYTIIQPYKNKFYGTCAKIQCALGKAYFNTSDYIGAKQHYQRAIDILKIGGLEFSSIAASAYNGIGEIALKGVKTEDAKTAFEKVLSCKVIETEVKADTYYSLSQIYLKQGDDIKYKENYKLYKANFDALSTLEREARNTLIAQIEKEHNVILKKNQTRYTYLLVVIICVFVVAFAVYFFYNKKLDKEYKKFERLLVKIENDREEAKKEVKVLTIPEKTEQAILDRLKEFENGKEFTNPNMSVQFLSKKMKTNSKYLSEIINKHKGKNFNAYINDLRIDYIIDMMQTDPKFLNYKVSYLAENCGFASHSVFTVVFKSVTNLTPKQFINFLKKKTEKEREVV is encoded by the coding sequence TTGTTAACGATTTTTAATGCAGGTATGGTATTTAGAGTAAAAATAGTACTTCTTTTTCTGTTATGTTTTTCAGGATTTGTTTCGGCACAGTCTGTAGCCGACAAAGAGGCTATTTTCCTTGAAAACCTAAGCAACTGCTATAAAGATCCTGATAAGGGATTTAAAATAGCACACTACCTGTTGGATAATGCTGATGATAACGATGAAAAAGTCCAGGGGCTTTATCTTATCTCAGAAATTAGCTTTTTAAAAGATGATTATAAACAATCTGTAGAAAGCCTTTTTGAAGCATACAGGCTGTTAGACAAAAGCAATAACAGTTTCCTTAAAACCTTTGTATTGACTTCTATTTCCTCTAAATGCAGGTTTTTTGGGCTTACCGATAAATCAGATACTTATATTCAACAGGCAGAAGAATACTCCAACCTTATTTCGCATACAGATAAGAAGGCTTTAGCCAAGGCTAAGGTGTTGTATGAAAAGGGACAGGTTTTAGTTTCAGATAAAAAGTTTTCTGAAGCGATAAGGGTTTTATCGTCTTCATATACTATAATTCAGCCCTATAAAAACAAGTTTTACGGTACGTGTGCTAAAATACAGTGTGCATTGGGTAAAGCTTATTTCAACACTTCAGATTATATAGGGGCAAAACAGCACTATCAGCGTGCAATTGATATTTTAAAGATAGGCGGACTGGAATTTTCATCTATAGCAGCCTCTGCTTACAACGGAATAGGAGAAATAGCCCTGAAGGGTGTCAAAACGGAAGATGCTAAAACAGCATTTGAGAAAGTACTGTCATGCAAAGTGATTGAAACCGAGGTTAAAGCTGATACTTATTACAGTTTGTCTCAAATTTACCTTAAACAGGGAGATGATATTAAGTATAAAGAAAACTATAAGCTATATAAAGCCAATTTTGATGCCTTATCTACTTTAGAAAGAGAAGCAAGAAATACGCTTATTGCCCAAATTGAAAAGGAGCATAACGTAATTTTAAAGAAGAACCAAACAAGATATACTTACTTACTGGTTGTTATTATTTGTGTTTTTGTTGTAGCTTTTGCTGTATACTTCTTCTATAACAAAAAGCTGGATAAGGAATATAAAAAGTTTGAAAGACTGCTTGTTAAGATAGAGAACGATAGGGAAGAGGCCAAAAAAGAAGTTAAGGTTCTTACTATTCCCGAGAAAACTGAACAGGCAATTTTAGACAGGCTAAAAGAGTTTGAAAACGGTAAGGAGTTTACCAATCCTAATATGTCGGTTCAGTTTTTGTCTAAAAAAATGAAGACCAACTCAAAATACCTTTCTGAAATAATTAATAAACATAAAGGGAAAAACTTTAATGCTTACATTAACGATCTAAGGATTGACTATATAATTGACATGATGCAAACCGATCCTAAATTTTTAAATTATAAGGTGAGCTATCTGGCTGAAAACTGCGGATTTGCGTCTCATAGTGTCTTTACTGTAGTTTTTAAATCGGTCACTAATCTTACTCCTAAGCAATTTATAAACTTCCTTAAAAAGAAAACCGAAAAGGAAAGAGAAGTAGTTTAA